From Rutidosis leptorrhynchoides isolate AG116_Rl617_1_P2 chromosome 3, CSIRO_AGI_Rlap_v1, whole genome shotgun sequence, a single genomic window includes:
- the LOC139901976 gene encoding uncharacterized protein has product MNIFSINVGGGASFNCKQFWIRGLSNEFKIDVLGIQETKLTKLDSFIARAFWGNNSFDVACSCARGRSGGLLTLWDPSRFCKSRVFSYDNILFVEGYRPSFQNPCYIVNVYAPQDRASKKRLWNLISDFMINNSGDYFIFGDFNSIRAVHERFGLSFCPLSTNEFNAFITSSGLVDYPLGGRNFTR; this is encoded by the coding sequence atgaatatcttTTCCATTAATGTTGGTGGAGGAGCGAGTTTTAATTGTAAACAATTTTGGATTCGTGGTCTATCTAATGAGTTTAAAATAGACGTTTTGGGTATTCAAGAAACTAAGTTAACTAAGTTGGATTCGTTTATCGCCCGAGCTTTCTGGGGTAATAATTCTTTTGATGTTGCTTGTTCATGTGCCCGGGGAAGATCAGGGGGTTTACTCACACTTTGGGACCCATCTAGATTCTGTAAATCTCGGGTATTTTCTTATGATAACATTCTATTTGTTGAAGGTTATCGTCCTAGTTTTCAAAACCCCTGCTACATTGTCAACGTGTATGCGCCCCAAGATAGAGCTTCTAAAAAAAGGTTATGGAATCTTATCTCTGATTTCATGATTAACAATAGTGGTGATTATTTCATCTTTGGTGACTTTAACTCCATTCGAGCTGTTCATGAAAGGTTTGGATTGTCCTTTTGTCCCCTATCGACTAATGAATTCAATGCTTTCATCACTTCTTCGGGCCTTGTGGATTATCCATTGGGTGGTAGAAACTTCACAAGATGA